In the Deltaproteobacteria bacterium genome, TCAGAAACTTTCGGGCAAGCGGGTCCTGATCGAACTCAAATACCTCTTCGAAGAAGAGAATCCCTTCCCTTCGGTCCGGCGGATGGAATCGTTTCACCTGCTGCAATTTATTCATCCCAGGCTGAAACTGCCCCGTGAAATGGCCGCCCTGTTTGTTTCCATCAAAAAGGTGCTGGCCTGGTTCAATCTCCTCTACCTGGATATTCCAATCGAGCCGTATCTGGTCTACCTGCTGGGCCTGCTCCATCGGCTTGACGAAAAGGACGTGAAGGAAGCCGGCGCCAACCTGGAACTGCCACAGGACCTGAGCGCAAAATACCTCATCGGGCGGGATCTGTTCTATGACGTGCTGAACCGGCTGGAGCACGACCGAAGAATACCGCCGAGTGAAATCGACCGGCTCCTGACGGGAATCCCGATGGAGACGCTGTTATTGATGATGGCCCTCACCGACTCGGAGATTGCAAGAAAACGTTTTTCCAATTATCTGACCCGTGACCGGTCCGTCAAACCGGAAATCACGGGAGACGAGATCGGACGGCTCGGTTTCGCCCCGGGTCCCGTCTACCGGCGGATTCTCGAACGGCTCCGATACGCCCGCCTGGATGGAGAAGTCAAAACGAAAGAAGAGGAACTGCAACTGATCCGAAAGGAGTTTTCAGAAAGAAAAAATCATACAGGGAGGAATTCATGAACATTACGACCGTATCGCTGAATATACCCGAAGAGAGCAACATCATCCTCGGCCAGACCCACTTCATCAAGACCGTGGAGGACCTTTACGAGATCATGGTCAGTCAGGTCCCATCGGCCCGGTTCGGCCTCGCCTTCTGTGAAGCCTCCGGCGTCTGCCTGATCCGGAGCGACGGTAATGACGAGGCATTGATCCATACCTCCATTGAAAACATGAAACAGGTGGCCGCCGGGCACAGCTTTATCATCATGATGAAGGAGGTCTTTCCGATCAATGTGCTCAATGCCGTCAAGGGGTGCCCGGAGGTCTGCCGGATCTTCTGCGCCACGGCAAATCCGGTGGAGGTAATCGTCGCGGAGACGGAGCAAGGACGGGGGATCCTGGGGGTCATCGACGGTTTTTCACCCAAAGGGGTGGAAGAAGAGAAAGACAAGGAATACCGCAGGAGCCTGTTACGGCAGTTCGGTTACAAGCGGGGATGAAGGCACGGGGGCAGGACGGAATCACCACGGCACATCACCGGAGAGCGACCTTCCTGACCGTTTGCGCCATGTCGAAGACCGGCAATACCGGGGCATCCTTGCCCAGCAGTTTGTTCACGAGGAACTGCGGCGCACTCCGATAACGGACAACGACCCGGATTACAATCTCTCCTCGGACATCTTCCGGGACGACAAAGGCATAATGTTCCACCGAATATCCCTTGGGGCGAATCCGTTTATCGGAGAGGACCTGCACGGCTGCCGGGAGGAAGAAGGTCGGTTTTCTCTCCTTCCCCCCCTCCCCGAGGACGGTTTTATAAATCACGGCATCGGGGCCGAGATTCCCGTCCCGGTCCAGGCCCCCGGATTCGTACAGGACCCTGCCGTCGGGACCCTTGACCGTCACATGGAGCCACATCTGGCGGACGTAGGTCAAACCGGTCGGAAGGTAATGCCCGGCGCCGACATTATCCACACGCACCTCAAAACGGAAGAGCTTCCCAGCCCGGACCGGTTTTGTCGCCCCCTTGACGGCGACGACGACCGCCTTGGAGAGCCGGTCCCGGGCCATCTGTGCCCAGGCCGGATTCCCGAGGAGTTCCGGGACCATGGCATTGCCCCCGACAAACCAGTGCTGCCAGACATGGGTACGGTGCTTCGCCCCCATCCCTTTGGGCGCAGCGAACCCGGGCGTATCGGGACGCGCCGTAATTCCCGTGGCAGCCACCGACGGCGTCTGACGCATGTGACAATCCTGGCAGTGTGTAGAGGTCTTCGGATCCCCCGTATTATAGGGGCTGGTCCGCCATTCCGTGTAGGTGTTTTCGATCGGCATGATGTTGTGGGCGTGCGCCACGTCATGACACATTCCGCACAACTCGGAACGGGTATGAAGTTCGGAATAGGCCGTCCGGTGAAAAGGAGAGACCGAATCGCGGCGAGGGCCGAACTTGGTCCCGCCTTTCCCTTCCGCGGCATTGCCGGGTTTGAGAATAAACGCCCCGTTTCCAACTCCGGCGCTGCTCGACACGGTATGACAGACATCGCAGTAAACCCCGGACCTTGCCGGTGCGGAGAGTTCACCGGTCAGGTAACGGCCCGGTTCGTCGGCAAGGTAGCCAACCGGGGTATGGCACCGGGGACACATGGCCGTCTCTTCTTTTTCCGGACCGGTTTCAGCCCGTCGCAAATACGATTTATAGACCGCGATAAAAACAGGGTCTTTCCAGGCATTCCCCATCATGGACCCCTTCCATTGGTCATAGATCTTTCTGTGACACCCGCCGCAGATATCCGGGGTGAAGAATTGATCCGACCGGAACCGGCCCGGCATGGAGGGCGTACCCCAGACCATGTTCGACGGCGCCGTGGCCTTGGGAAGCGTCCAGATCGGCGTGACCTTTGCTTGCCCCTTGTGCCAACCCGAATAGTCCCTTTGCGGGCCTTCCGCCGAGGCATAGACCCCCCACCCGAGCAGAAACCCCAGCAGAAAAATCGTGGTTCTGTGGATCATCTCCACCTCCGAACATCCTAAAATCGAGGAACGTCTGAACCGATAAGACCGTTCTATCTTACACAAGATTGCCCGTTCGTCAATTCAGCAGACCATGTATGGGGAAAGAGGATAACAATCGGGGAAGGGACTTGCAAGAGGCATTACCCCAGGATTTCCAGAACCTCTTTGAGTTCCGTTTTCACTTCACTCAAAGTCTCCCGGAGGTGGGGCGTGGCGGAAACAATTTCACTTAAACTTTGTTCGGATTCGATCCGTTTTTTCGCCCCGGCGATCGTATATTTCTGTTTGTAAAGAAGTTCCTTTATTTTCAGAATGAGGAGGACATCTTTCTTTTTGTAGACCCGCTGGCCGGCCTTGTTCTTTTTGGGACGCAGGCTTTTAAATTCCGTCTCCCAGTACCGGAGAACATGAGGTTCCACACTGGTAAGCTTGCTGACCTCGCCGATACGGAAAAAGAATTTATTGGGAATCTTCTGCATGTTTTATTCCATCCACGGACCGGAACAGCGCCGCAGGATATTACCTACGATTACCGCAGATCAGGCCTCTTCCGGAGATTTCCGCGCATCATACTTCAGAATGTGCTCCTTGAAGACCTGGCTCGGCTTGAAGGTAACCACCTTGCGGGGTGTAATCTCGATCTCCTCGCCCGTCTTCGGATTACGCCCCTTCCGGGAGCCCTTGTTCCGGATGGAAAAGTTCCCGAAACCGGCGATCTTTACAACATCCCCGCGCTCCAGGGTTTTCTTGATCGTCTCTAAAACCGTTTCCACCACATCGGAGGACTCCTTCTTGGAGAATCCGACCCGGCTGTAGACCTCTTCAACAATATCCGCCTTGGTCATGCTTCGGCCTCCATGAAATTCAGATCTGCGAACTAATTTTAAACATACTACAGATCGGGGCCGAAGTCAAGTTTATTCTATTTTATTCAATACTTACAGCCGTCAATCCTCGGATGACTGCTCACTGCTCTTCGCTTCCGAAATCACTTTGTCACTCAGGTGGGCGGGAAGTTCCGCATAATGATCAAAGGAGAGTTCAAAGGAACCCCGCCCCCCCGTAATAGACCGAAGTGTCGCCACATACTTCATGGTCTCCACCATGGGAACCTCAGCGGAAACAATCTGGGTACTCCCCCGCGCATCCACCCCCAGGACCTTGCCCCGGCGCGAGTTGAGGTCACTGATCACCCCGCCGACAAAATCATCGGGCACCATGATCTGCATCTTCATGATCGGTTCCAACAGTACCGGGGCGGCTTCGAGGCACCCTTTTTTCAGGGCCATCGAAGCGGCTACCTTGAAGGCCATTTCCGAAGAATCAACACTGTGGTAGGAGCCGTCATAAAGAGTGGCTTTGAAATCAACCATGGGATAGCCCGCCAGCGGTCCTTTCCGGATCGCTTCGGTCAGGCCCTTTTCCACGGCGGGAATAAATTGCCGGGGGACCGCACCGCCGACGATCTCTTCGGCAAACTCAAAGCCCGACCCCTTGGGCAGGGGTTCAAAACGGATCCAGACATCACCGAACTGGCCGTGACCGCCGGTCTGTTTCTTGTATTTGCCCTGGACCTCCGATTTCTTCCGGATGGTCTCCTTGTAAGGAATTTTCGGCTCCTTCAGGTCGACCTCAACACCGAATTTCTGCTTCATCCGGGCGAGAATGACCTCCATGTGAACCATCCCCATGACGGAGACAACCAGTTCGGAAGTCTCTTCGCGCCTTTCGATCTTCAGTGCGGGTTCCTCCTCCGCAATCTTCGAAAGGGCCTGGCCTAATTTGTCCTCATCCCCCTTCGATTTTGCCTCCACGGCGAAAGAGATCACGGGCTCAGGAAAGAGTATGGGAGAAAGACGGACGGGGGCGCTCTCGCTGCACAGGGTATCGCCGGTTACTGTATTCTTCAGCTTGGCCACGGCGGCGATTTCACCTACTCCAACCTCCGGGACCGACTTCTGCTCCTTGCCG is a window encoding:
- a CDS encoding MerR family transcriptional regulator — translated: MQKIPNKFFFRIGEVSKLTSVEPHVLRYWETEFKSLRPKKNKAGQRVYKKKDVLLILKIKELLYKQKYTIAGAKKRIESEQSLSEIVSATPHLRETLSEVKTELKEVLEILG
- a CDS encoding integration host factor subunit alpha encodes the protein MTKADIVEEVYSRVGFSKKESSDVVETVLETIKKTLERGDVVKIAGFGNFSIRNKGSRKGRNPKTGEEIEITPRKVVTFKPSQVFKEHILKYDARKSPEEA
- a CDS encoding cytochrome c554 family protein; its protein translation is MIHRTTIFLLGFLLGWGVYASAEGPQRDYSGWHKGQAKVTPIWTLPKATAPSNMVWGTPSMPGRFRSDQFFTPDICGGCHRKIYDQWKGSMMGNAWKDPVFIAVYKSYLRRAETGPEKEETAMCPRCHTPVGYLADEPGRYLTGELSAPARSGVYCDVCHTVSSSAGVGNGAFILKPGNAAEGKGGTKFGPRRDSVSPFHRTAYSELHTRSELCGMCHDVAHAHNIMPIENTYTEWRTSPYNTGDPKTSTHCQDCHMRQTPSVAATGITARPDTPGFAAPKGMGAKHRTHVWQHWFVGGNAMVPELLGNPAWAQMARDRLSKAVVVAVKGATKPVRAGKLFRFEVRVDNVGAGHYLPTGLTYVRQMWLHVTVKGPDGRVLYESGGLDRDGNLGPDAVIYKTVLGEGGKERKPTFFLPAAVQVLSDKRIRPKGYSVEHYAFVVPEDVRGEIVIRVVVRYRSAPQFLVNKLLGKDAPVLPVFDMAQTVRKVALR